The nucleotide window GCTGTCCTACCTCAGCCTTCGCATGTAAAACGCGGTTTCTTGTAGCTCACACACACTCGTCCACCAACACAGCACATCTTAGGGCAAGAAAGGCTTCGGACCCTTTAGAGTCCCACACAGGTGCCTTTAGTCAAGGAACACACACCTCCTAAAGTGAACCcgcagaaaagaaaataaagagcgAGCTATTCACGTTGCAAAAGACATGTccagggatttcttttttttctttttccattaagtGCATTTagcagatggaaaaactgagagttggaGAGGTTAAGGAATTCCACCAATTTAACACAGAAGAGGTGGAGCCGAGGGTTTTTTCTAAAAGGCTTCTACAATggatttaatttaagaaaatgtgacTAGCGCCCAATTTGGCAAGTAGCCTTGACGCGGCAGCGTGGCATGCCTGAATAAGAGGTGGGATAAATGGACCATGTTTACACGGCACATCACACCCGCAAAGAGCACGTGTCTAAAGTCAGAAGGTCTGGATGCTAGTCCCAGGTGAGTCACTAATGAACTGTTGGACCGAGGCTAGTCATTTAACTTCTTTGCTTTTTAGTTTCCTCACCCAGAGATGGAGCATTATTGATAAAAAGTAAGCCTTACCTACCTCCCAGAGTTCCTGGCAGAATCAAATGAATGTGACAGCTGTTGCAAAATATGAAGGCATATCCAGAAGTCAGCTAACTCTTGTATGCACACATGTATGAAAATAAGAACCCCTGAGAAAATTACCTGCATCCATTCTTGCTCAAGCTCAATGTATTTCCTCTTACTAAGAACGGGATCTACAGGAATGCGAGACATTTCTGTGAATCAGGATGAGTACACAGCTCTTGCAGAAGGTACACTGCTACTCTGGGACACGTGATCCACTCTGTCACAGTCAGCTGTGCTTGGGTGCCCTCGCCCAGTCACACAGGCCCTAAGCCCATTACTTCACGTTTACCAGCCATTAACAAGGGGCGAGGAGACTCCAGAACACGGAACAAATTGTGAACAGGCAAAAGGAACTACCAACCCACAGGACAACAGATGTGGACAAGTGTGACAAATATGATGGGGACAGAGGTCACCTCCCTGGTTACTTCCAGGTGCCCCCCTGGAAGCCCCTACTGGGTTTAGGTAAGCTCTCTGGCACTCTCCCAAGGCCAGCTGTTAAATGTCTTCAATAAATCATCCCTCTCGGAAATCCAAAGAAGAAACACCTGGACCAATCCGAACTCCACGCTGGACAAGAGTTGCTCGCGCTCCCCCTTTCACACCCCTGGCTGCCACGGGCCGTGCTGCAGAGTGCAGCTCATTCTGAGGCCGGGagtctcctgctctctctcccatTTTCACATCCATCTGTTCTAGAAGCTGAATAAACCCCTCTCCCTCACTGGAAAGAACATATCGTATGGTTCAGTAACTTACACGGATGgtcaaaacaacccaaaaaaacACACCGAGTACCTAGAAAGCTCTTGATGGATTCACCGACCTTGCCAGAAAAGCCCGTGCTGGGGAAGGCACTGACAGAGCAACAGGGAGAGCTGACTGCCTGACACAAAGTACAATGGGGCTCAAACTTCAGTGTCATCAGAACCACCCGGAGGGCGTGAGAAAACACAGAAACGCAGAGTTTCTGCCTCAGTCGCTGACGCCAGCGCTGGTCCAGAGACCACAGTGGAAACATCACTGTGAAGAGCTGCCTAGTCTGTCATTTTCACTGGGGCAACTTCAGATTCCAATTCCTCCCCTGCACAGCCTTAAGGAAACTCGTGATGGGAACTAAACAGCTatccttctccctcctgccttctcctTTCCCATACCTGCACCCATACTGCCATGGATGAAGAGAACCAGTATCACGCCATTCCTGATAAATACCTTCCAGGGCTGAGTCCAGTTCTCACCTGTGTACAAGACGATTTTGCAAAAGGAGTGAGTTGTGATGCAAAACAGAAGACACGGCAGTGCAGGAACAGTGCTCTGTGGCTCCCCCAGGTCGTTCTCTGAGCTGGTACACTGTCCCTCAATCCTCAGGGATGGGGCATGCCACTGGGGTGGGGTCAAACACTGTGACCCGGTTTTCTCCTCACCCGCTTACCTTAACGCTCTGCCACATGCACTGTGATTCCCGGCGCAGTCCCTCCCCGACCTCCGTCCCCCCAAACCTCACTTCATGTCACCAAACCGCTGCCCCGCCAGCCTTACCAACAACCCAGGACAAAGAAAGTAGCAAGTGCTGAGAAGCATCCTCTACTTCTGGAAGGTGGGAGGGCAAAGTCACTCAATGTCAGGATCAGAGGATTGCTGACCTGGGGGGACCGTTACAAATACCCCTTTCCTTCCCAAAGCtgattacattatataagacacTAACTTACAGCAGCAGTTACCGGTACAAtaatatcattttgttttatggGGGGGTGAGCGGAAGTTCCTACAGAGAGCAGTGTTGTGAATAATGTAAACATTGTGATAAGAGCACATCCTACAAGTCTCTTCTATGGTTAGAATGGGAAAACCTGGCCAATATTCACCACACATCAGCTTGACCTTTTCTGGTTATGGGACAGAAGAGGTTACACACATGTGGAGCTGCAACTGTGGGCCTGAAAACCAACTTCAGgctaaataaggaaaaagaatgaagagtgATTCATTCGCAGTATTTTGGTAAATATACAGTGTATGTGTTTGCAAATACCTGATCTTTAAGATGATTTTGTGCACACAAAGAGACATATTGGTGAACCGAAGGTGATTTTccctctcattaaaaaaaaaaaaaatcctactagCTCTTTCTCACGTGCAAAACTGTGCaatagtttccaggctctgggggCCTGATGTGGTGTAGACCCATGAAGTCTTGTGAGTCAAAGAACATTCTCAAAAGCAGTAACGCCAACACAATCTCCATTTACCCCCAAATTATGAATCGATCTCAGGTATACGACTTTCAAGATATGGGCCACAAGCCCAGACAGCTGTATTCTGAAAATTCTGTTGAAGGAGAGCTCAGCTGCAGGTGACAACACTGCCTGGGGCCTCAAGAACACAGATTAAATACTCTTGTCCTCTCTCTAGCCCTCAAAACGTCCACGCGTTTGCATGCACAGATGAGGCGCTGCAAGAGCTGCCTTCACACCCAACTCCCTTGGTGGCCCCTGCCCTCACCTGTTTTCCAGGAGCGTCATGCACACCACCTCTCGCACGCCCGGGTTGTTGGCCTTCTCCACAGAACAGCCCTGCAAGTTCCAGGTGGCCAGCCTCAGCACAGGGCGCCCATCTCTTGTGCCACCAAAAGCCTCCACTGAAGGTCTAGTGGAGATAATCTGTGTGGGCCCCCCTGGTGGCAGGTCCAGGTCCTCGCTCTGCAGGCTCAGcgaggtggggctggggtgaggcTTGGCGGTGAAGGTCAGGCCCCCGTTGGTGTGGGTGGATGGGGGCCTGGACCTCTCAGCAAACACCTGGTGCCGGATCCTGTCCAGGAAGGCGGCATTGATACCGCCCATCCTCACTAGGTCCTCGACGCTGCGAAAGGGCCCGTGCTCACGGCGGTAGTCCACAATGCTAACAGCCATCTTCTCCGTAAGGCCTCGGATGCTCATGAGCTGAGCTGGGGTGGCCGTGTTGATGTTGACACGCGGGGTGAGGGGCACTGTGGTGGTGGCCAGGTGGTGAGGCTGCTGCTCCACCAGCAGGTCCCGCCGCAGGGAGCTGGGAGAGTGCTGCGCCGAGCTGCCCTTGCTGCTCACGCATATCTCGAACTTGACCTGCTCCAGCTTGGTGGCACCCACGCCGCTGACAAGTGCCAGGTCCTCCACTTTCTTGAAGCCACCGATGTACTCGCGGTACTCCACGATGCTGCGTGCCACCACACGTGTCACCCCAGGCAGGGTCATCAGCTCCTCCTCCGTGGCAGTGTTAATGTTCAGCCGCTCCTGATTCACCAGGATGTTGCTGAAGTTGCAGGCCGCGCTGAATTTGCGACTATGGGACAGGTCTGAGGGGTCCCGGGGGATGGAGCGGTGACAGCCCAGGGTGCTCCCCATGACCAGCCAGGCTCAGGGCCCAGGAAGGCCTCACTATGCAGCAGACTCTGGCGAGGGAGGAAGAAGCCCAGTAGACCCTTACAGGCACGAAAGATGGGAAGGTGCTGGATTCGGGGGATGAACTGGTTACCACAAACACTAAATCTCCATGCCCAGACCGTCCAAAGTACCTTGCACTTGGCCACctggaaaacaaagcaatacacacacaaatcaatTGAATCAGTTAATCAATTTGCATCAGCCCTCCCTACCTAGAGCTGGAGTTTTTAACAGGCAGTCCCGAGCTGGTGGCTGTCCGTGAACCCCGAACACACAATGAGGCTGGTCCATGTGGACTTCCCTCTAGAAAGGTCCGGGTTTTATTACCTTGGGGTCCAAAAAAGCTGTAAGTCGCTTCTCTTGGAAAGAGACCTATCCCATCAGCCCACACCTCTCGCTCCTGCCGGAATTCCGTCCTCACTCGTGAGGGCACCGAGGTGTTTATCGACCCCCAGACCCGCCGATGTTCCCCGCACCCCACCTTTCGGCCGCTACCCCGGGACGTCCTTCTTCCACCTGCGGCTCCGAAGCCGGAGCTAAGCCCCGAACACCGCTGGGTCCAGCTCTGGTGTCCGCGCGGGCGCAGGTCAGGGGCCGGGCCACGGGATTCCTCCCACGCCGCCTCGGGCCACGCGTCCCGGCTTTTTCTGCGGGAGAAACTCTCAGAGTCGCTCTCCTCGAGCCGGCAGGAGCTGCGAGGCTGCCCGGCCGCGGCAACGGCGGCGAAATCCGACCGCCCCGGCTGCACCAGGTTTTGCGGCTGCACCAGGACCTGCGGCGTCGCGGCAGTTGCGTTGATCCAGGCAAAAAGTCCTGCGCTCGGACTCGGGCGTGGGATCCGCCAGAACCGCATCCAGTGCCCAGCACCAGCCCTGCGGCTCCCGCTCGCAGTCGGTGTCAAAGCCAAAGTCCCGGCCGCGCCGCCCGCGTCTCCGCCAGAGCCACGGCCACGCCTCCTCCCGCCCCGCAACTCCTCCCCGGGACTCCCGAGGGCACGTGGGGGCGGGGCCAGAGCGCcaggcagaggcccagagagcggAACCCAAGAGCGCGGGGGGCGGGGCCCTGGCGCGGGAGAGGAGGGGCTCCGAGGGCGGGGGCGGAGCCCTCTAGTACGGGGGCGGGGCCACGGAGTGAGGGGGTCGAGCCCGAACGCGTGGGGGTGGAGATGGAACACAGGAGCTAGGAGGCGGAGCTATGGCGGGAGGGGGCGGGCCTTAGGAGCTCGGAGGTGGGGTTTAGGGGCTGAGGGGGCGGGGCTGACGCCAGGGCGGTGGCGGCTGGTCACAGGTGGGCTGTCCTTGCGTCCCTTGGTCCGGAGTCGGGGTTACTACCTAGCACCGAGGGCTGGTTGGAGGCTCATTAGTCTCGCCCGAGGCAAGACCTGCCCCGCTGCTTTTCGGCGGGCCGAGCCCCACAGAGGAGCGGGGTGCCCAGGGACACAGACACTACCCGACCCCCTGCCGAGTTTAGCGCGTCTTTGGGGCGTGGGGCGGGGCCAAGACGCTCCTTGGATGGGAGGCACCACTGAGGGTCACGGGCCTCGCTCagttctgcagtcaaatctgaggACGTTCGAGATAGGACTGAATGGGATCTTTTTAACTTCTGTCCCCCCACTTTCGGCCTCCTCTTTTGTTCCACTAGAGTAGTACCTTTGCACTGCTCACACAGAGATGACCTCAAACTACGCTACACATTCATTGTGCTGCTAGGAGAGAGCACACACCGCCCGTTAGAGACGTGTTCACATAGGTCACTTATAGGGTTGCTCCTTTGCACTTTTAGTGCTCTGAGTAAATATGGATATGTTTCTTTAAGTATTAAATCTAGTCATTAAGAAGGGAGGAAATGCTAGTTGGAAAAGAGGCTGCTTCCCAAAATTCAGAAGTTTTTGGATCATACCACTAAATGACAATTTAAAGATTATAGAGCCTGCGACAGTACAATAGATACACGAAGCTAGAGTATTCGATTAAACAAACCATGTGGTGATACCATTAAATGCTTTGACCCAAGGCATTTAGTGCTCTCTGAAGTTTCATCCCCAACCAATGTAACCAGTGACTATTTCCAGGGCTAAGTCAGCAAAAAACAGTAACTCTCTGGGAAGGCACAAGGTACTTTAGATGTGAAATGAGGGGCAGCCAAGACTTGGCAAAATGCTATTGCCTTTCTGAGGCATGGTCCCCTACTGTGCATACTAGTCAGGACTCTTaattgcaagtgacagaaatccaaGTCAAACTAGCTTAAACAAAAACGGGGGAATTTCGAGTTCTTATGCAGAAAAGTTAAATAGTAGTTCTTAA belongs to Rhinolophus ferrumequinum isolate MPI-CBG mRhiFer1 chromosome 20, mRhiFer1_v1.p, whole genome shotgun sequence and includes:
- the EEPD1 gene encoding endonuclease/exonuclease/phosphatase family domain-containing protein 1, producing the protein MGSTLGCHRSIPRDPSDLSHSRKFSAACNFSNILVNQERLNINTATEEELMTLPGVTRVVARSIVEYREYIGGFKKVEDLALVSGVGATKLEQVKFEICVSSKGSSAQHSPSSLRRDLLVEQQPHHLATTTVPLTPRVNINTATPAQLMSIRGLTEKMAVSIVDYRREHGPFRSVEDLVRMGGINAAFLDRIRHQVFAERSRPPSTHTNGGLTFTAKPHPSPTSLSLQSEDLDLPPGGPTQIISTRPSVEAFGGTRDGRPVLRLATWNLQGCSVEKANNPGVREVVCMTLLENSIKLLAVQELLDREALEKFCTELNQPILPNIRKWKGPRGCWKAVVADTPSTQLQKGAGFVGFLWDTSAGVELRDAASQESWPGNGLGKPTGPSPYLARFKVGSNDLTLVNLHLATLTLLGGENPSKNHSDSHRLASFAQTLQETLKGEKDVVVLGDFGQGPDSSDYDILRKEKFHHLISAHTFTNISTKNPQGSKSLDNIWISKSLKKVFTGHCAVVREGLTNPWIPDNWSWGGVASEHCPVLAEFYTEKDWNKKEGPRNGNGVTLERSEANIKHER